The Streptomyces sp. NBC_01244 genome contains a region encoding:
- the hsaA gene encoding 3-hydroxy-9,10-secoandrosta-1,3,5(10)-triene-9,17-dione monooxygenase oxygenase subunit: MSDEEVLAAVRALAPALRERSAEAETLRKVPEASIKELADTGFFRLLQPKAHGGHAADPALFYAAVKDIAKACGSTGWVASVVGVHPWHVALYDPRAQEEVWGQDRDTRICSSYAPTGKVTPVDGGFTLSGRWHFSSGCDHTDWALLGGLVTDAEGRPVDMRTFLIPRSQYRIDEVWDTVGLRGSGSNDIVVEEVFVPEHRALSFGPVTALQVPGHRLNPEPLYRLPYASVFTTTISTPIVGIAEGAYEDYVTATRERFRISYGQQVAEDPFAQVRIARAASDIDASWLQLRRNISELYALAERGEELPTPLRTRARRDQVLATERCVAAVDLLMENAGGSAMRTGPNPVQRAWRDVHTGRGHAANDPERALVLFGQGALGLDIQDTML, encoded by the coding sequence ATGAGTGACGAAGAGGTCCTCGCAGCGGTCCGCGCCCTCGCCCCCGCCCTGCGCGAGCGCAGCGCAGAGGCCGAAACCCTGCGCAAAGTCCCCGAGGCGAGCATCAAGGAACTCGCCGACACCGGCTTCTTCCGGCTGCTCCAGCCCAAGGCCCACGGCGGGCACGCCGCCGACCCCGCCCTCTTCTACGCCGCCGTCAAGGACATAGCCAAGGCCTGCGGCTCCACCGGCTGGGTCGCCTCCGTCGTCGGCGTCCACCCCTGGCACGTCGCCCTCTACGACCCCCGCGCCCAGGAAGAGGTCTGGGGCCAGGACCGCGACACGCGGATCTGCTCCTCCTACGCCCCCACCGGCAAGGTCACCCCCGTCGACGGAGGCTTCACCCTCAGCGGCCGCTGGCACTTCTCCTCCGGCTGCGACCACACCGACTGGGCCCTGCTCGGCGGACTGGTCACCGACGCCGAAGGCCGCCCCGTCGACATGCGGACCTTCCTGATCCCGCGCTCCCAGTACCGCATCGACGAGGTCTGGGACACCGTCGGACTGCGCGGCTCCGGCTCCAACGACATCGTCGTCGAAGAGGTGTTCGTCCCCGAACACCGCGCCCTCAGCTTCGGCCCCGTCACCGCCCTCCAGGTGCCCGGCCACCGCCTCAACCCCGAGCCGCTCTACCGGCTCCCCTACGCCTCCGTCTTCACCACCACCATCTCCACCCCCATCGTCGGCATCGCCGAAGGCGCCTACGAGGACTACGTCACCGCGACCCGCGAACGCTTCCGCATCTCCTACGGCCAGCAGGTCGCCGAAGACCCCTTCGCCCAGGTCCGCATCGCCCGCGCCGCCAGCGACATCGACGCCTCATGGCTCCAGCTCCGGCGCAACATCTCCGAGCTCTACGCCCTCGCCGAACGCGGCGAGGAACTCCCCACGCCGCTGCGCACCCGGGCCCGCCGCGACCAGGTCCTCGCCACCGAGCGCTGTGTCGCCGCCGTCGACCTCCTCATGGAGAACGCGGGCGGCAGCGCCATGCGCACCGGCCCCAACCCCGTCCAGCGCGCCTGGCGCGACGTCCACACCGGCCGCGGCCACGCCGCCAACGACCCGGAGCGGGCCCTGGTCCTCTTTGGCCAGGGCGCACTCGGGCTCGATATCCAGGACACGATGCTTTGA
- a CDS encoding IclR family transcriptional regulator, translating to MLDQFMEQVAETELAPLSLLEKAAKVLGAFEGPQPRLSLTEVVRRSGIPRSSAHRILDQLVRLRWLDREGRDYRMGMRMLELGALASHHNRLRRAALPLLHALHEQTGRVVHLSVLDGAEVVCLERIGGSEATTVPSRVGGRMPAYCTAAGKAILAFSDPAAVEHVLAQGLRPRTARTLIRPLALRSELAAVRERGVAFDREESFRGISCVAAPLRGAGRAVAAVSVSSCRGDRETARLAPAVLACARSVWRELYGPGRPGRAAAAPARDLEPAVSAQAMDNMMGWLRFSEWM from the coding sequence GTGCTGGACCAGTTCATGGAGCAGGTCGCGGAGACCGAGCTCGCACCGCTTTCGCTGCTGGAGAAGGCCGCGAAGGTGCTGGGTGCCTTCGAGGGTCCACAGCCGCGGCTGTCGCTCACCGAGGTCGTACGCCGCTCCGGAATCCCACGTTCTTCCGCCCACCGGATCCTCGACCAGCTGGTGCGGTTGCGCTGGCTGGACCGCGAGGGCCGGGACTACCGCATGGGCATGCGCATGCTGGAACTGGGCGCGCTCGCCTCCCACCACAACCGGCTGCGCCGGGCCGCGCTGCCGCTGCTGCACGCGCTGCACGAGCAGACGGGCCGGGTGGTGCACCTGTCGGTGCTCGACGGGGCCGAGGTGGTGTGCCTGGAGCGGATCGGCGGTTCGGAGGCCACCACGGTGCCCTCGCGGGTCGGCGGCCGGATGCCGGCGTACTGCACGGCCGCCGGGAAGGCGATCCTCGCGTTCAGTGATCCCGCCGCGGTGGAACACGTCCTCGCGCAGGGGCTGCGCCCGCGCACCGCGCGCACCCTGATCCGGCCGCTCGCGCTGCGTTCGGAGCTGGCGGCGGTCCGCGAGCGCGGGGTGGCCTTCGACCGGGAGGAGAGCTTCCGGGGCATCTCCTGCGTGGCCGCGCCGCTGCGGGGCGCCGGGCGGGCCGTGGCCGCCGTGTCGGTGTCCTCCTGCCGGGGCGACCGGGAGACGGCCCGCCTCGCGCCGGCGGTACTGGCCTGCGCGCGGTCGGTGTGGCGGGAGCTGTACGGGCCGGGCCGGCCGGGGCGGGCTGCGGCCGCGCCGGCGCGGGACCTGGAGCCGGCGGTCTCCGCGCAGGCGATGGACAACATGATGGGATGGCTGCGGTTCAGCGAGTGGATGTAG
- a CDS encoding ferredoxin--NADP reductase produces the protein MSDTDSRTKSRAAGVRSPAPAAARGGAGGRLPARVTDRIQETPEAVSLVLDAELPYKPGQFLTVRIPSPSGAGSTARCYSLAGSPHAGDPLRITVKRVPGGVGSGWLCQDVRIGDELEILPPAGTFTLTDLDRDLLLVAGGSGITPVLSLAKSALVAGRGHVALVYANRDPASVIFRDELWGLAEEHPGRLTVVHWLETLQGLPTAPQLGPLVAPYATRETYLCGPVPLMDAAETAVRSGGGRGRAIHRERYFSLSGDVFTGPAPASGPAPASGQVPASGPAPATVAAPAAGDGATAEVEFEGSVHTVDWPAGTPLLDVLLAAGVCAPYSCREGACSACCCRVLEGEVTMVRNDVLAPEDLADGYVLACQALPLGDRVRISYDG, from the coding sequence ATGTCTGACACCGACAGCCGTACGAAGTCCCGCGCCGCGGGAGTCCGGAGCCCGGCCCCGGCTGCCGCCCGGGGCGGAGCCGGCGGCAGGCTGCCGGCCCGCGTCACGGACCGGATCCAGGAGACCCCGGAGGCGGTCTCCCTCGTACTCGACGCGGAACTCCCGTACAAGCCCGGGCAGTTCCTGACCGTCCGGATTCCCTCGCCGAGCGGCGCGGGCAGCACGGCCCGCTGTTACTCCCTGGCCGGGTCCCCGCACGCAGGGGACCCGCTGCGCATCACCGTCAAACGGGTGCCCGGCGGCGTCGGCTCCGGCTGGCTGTGCCAGGACGTGCGCATCGGCGACGAGCTGGAGATCCTGCCCCCCGCCGGCACCTTCACCCTGACCGACCTCGACCGGGACCTGCTGCTCGTGGCGGGGGGCAGTGGCATCACCCCGGTGCTCTCCCTCGCGAAGTCGGCGCTCGTGGCCGGCCGGGGCCACGTCGCCCTGGTGTACGCCAACCGCGACCCCGCCTCGGTGATCTTCCGCGACGAGCTGTGGGGGCTCGCCGAGGAACACCCCGGGCGGCTCACCGTCGTGCACTGGCTGGAGACCCTCCAGGGACTGCCGACCGCCCCGCAGCTGGGCCCGCTCGTGGCCCCGTACGCGACCCGCGAGACCTACCTGTGCGGACCCGTTCCGCTGATGGACGCGGCGGAGACGGCGGTTCGCTCCGGGGGCGGACGGGGGCGGGCGATCCACCGCGAGCGGTACTTCTCGCTGAGCGGCGACGTCTTCACCGGCCCGGCTCCGGCCTCCGGTCCGGCTCCCGCCTCGGGTCAGGTTCCCGCCTCCGGTCCGGCTCCCGCCACCGTCGCCGCCCCGGCCGCGGGGGACGGCGCCACCGCCGAGGTGGAGTTCGAGGGGAGCGTGCACACCGTGGACTGGCCCGCCGGGACCCCGCTGCTGGACGTCCTGCTCGCCGCAGGCGTCTGCGCTCCGTACTCCTGCCGCGAAGGCGCCTGCAGTGCCTGCTGCTGCCGGGTGCTGGAGGGCGAGGTCACGATGGTCCGCAACGATGTCCTGGCCCCCGAGGACCTGGCCGACGGCTACGTCCTGGCCTGCCAGGCCCTGCCGCTCGGCGACCGCGTCCGTATCAGCTACGACGGCTGA
- a CDS encoding Rieske 2Fe-2S domain-containing protein: MTAIEEAPRVIEAAAVPARFARGWHCLGLAAAFRDGTPHEVEAFGTKLVVFQGQSATGGASGELSVLNAHCPHMGGNLAHGTVKGDTIACPFHDWRWSGDGRCAAIPYARRVPPRARTRAWTTLEQSGQLYVWHDPEGNPPPPEVTIPVIEGVGDPEWSDWSWNSLRVENSNCREIVDNVVDMAHFYYVHYAFPHYFKNVFDGHVATQYMESTPRGDVDLGTLSTGGGLRSDASYYGPSYMIDKLWSDIGGGVELESVLINCHYPIDENSFMLMYGTIVRKLPGMSDEQAAEAARLTSEGLAVGFEQDVEIWKNKTRIDNPLLTEEDGPVYQLRRWYEQFYVDAADVKDEMVRRFEFEIDTARATAAWKAEVAENLARRTAGTP, from the coding sequence GTGACCGCAATTGAAGAGGCGCCCCGCGTCATCGAAGCCGCCGCCGTACCCGCGAGGTTCGCCCGCGGCTGGCACTGCCTCGGCCTCGCCGCCGCCTTCCGGGACGGAACCCCGCACGAGGTCGAGGCCTTCGGCACGAAACTCGTCGTATTCCAAGGGCAGTCGGCGACGGGAGGGGCGAGCGGCGAGCTGAGCGTCCTCAACGCCCACTGCCCCCACATGGGCGGCAACCTCGCCCACGGCACCGTCAAGGGCGACACCATCGCCTGCCCCTTCCACGACTGGCGCTGGTCCGGAGACGGCCGTTGCGCCGCCATCCCCTACGCCCGCCGCGTCCCGCCCCGCGCCAGGACCCGCGCCTGGACCACGCTGGAGCAGAGCGGCCAGCTCTACGTCTGGCACGACCCGGAGGGCAACCCGCCGCCGCCCGAGGTCACGATCCCCGTCATCGAGGGCGTCGGCGACCCCGAGTGGAGCGACTGGAGCTGGAACTCCCTGCGCGTGGAGAACTCCAACTGCCGCGAGATCGTCGACAACGTCGTCGACATGGCGCACTTCTACTACGTGCACTACGCCTTCCCGCACTACTTCAAGAACGTCTTCGACGGTCACGTCGCCACCCAGTACATGGAGTCCACCCCGCGCGGCGACGTGGACCTCGGCACCCTGTCCACCGGTGGCGGCCTGCGCTCGGACGCCTCGTACTACGGCCCCTCCTACATGATCGACAAGCTGTGGAGCGACATCGGCGGCGGCGTCGAACTCGAATCGGTCCTCATCAACTGCCATTACCCGATCGACGAGAACAGCTTCATGCTCATGTACGGGACCATCGTCAGGAAGCTCCCCGGAATGAGCGACGAACAGGCCGCCGAAGCCGCCCGCCTCACCTCCGAGGGCCTCGCCGTCGGCTTCGAGCAGGACGTCGAGATCTGGAAGAACAAGACCCGCATCGACAACCCCCTCCTCACCGAGGAGGACGGCCCCGTCTACCAGCTCCGCCGCTGGTACGAGCAGTTCTACGTGGACGCCGCCGACGTCAAGGACGAGATGGTCCGCCGCTTCGAGTTCGAGATCGACACCGCCCGCGCCACCGCCGCCTGGAAGGCCGAGGTCGCCGAGAACCTCGCCCGCCGCACGGCCGGGACCCCGTGA
- the dmpG gene encoding 4-hydroxy-2-oxovalerate aldolase — translation MTTYSTHSDALDIRITDSSLRDGSHAKRHQFTGEDVRSIVSALDGAGVPVIEVTHGDGLGGSSFNYGFSKTPEQELIKIAADTAQNAKIAFLMLPGLGVKDDIRAAHGNGGRICRIATHCTEADISVQHFGLAREMGLETVGFLMMAHSTTPENLARQARIMADAGCQCVYVVDSAGAMVMDEVTDRVAALVAELGPDAQVGFHGHENLGLGVGNSVAAVRAGALQIDGSTRRLGAGAGNTPVEAFAAVCRKMGIRTGIDVLKIIDAAEDVVRPVMDDECTLDRMALLMGHAGVYSSFLKHAYRQAERYGVSGAQILLRAGERRLVGGQEDQLIDIAIELAAEAR, via the coding sequence GTGACCACCTACTCGACCCACTCGGACGCCCTCGACATCCGGATCACCGACTCCTCCCTGCGTGACGGCTCGCACGCCAAGCGCCACCAGTTCACGGGCGAGGACGTACGGTCGATCGTCTCCGCCCTCGACGGCGCGGGCGTCCCCGTCATCGAGGTCACGCACGGCGACGGACTCGGCGGGTCCTCCTTCAACTACGGCTTCTCGAAGACCCCCGAGCAGGAACTCATCAAGATCGCCGCCGACACGGCGCAGAACGCGAAGATCGCCTTCCTGATGCTTCCGGGCCTGGGCGTCAAGGACGACATCCGCGCCGCCCACGGCAACGGCGGACGGATCTGCCGGATCGCCACCCACTGCACCGAGGCGGACATCTCCGTCCAGCACTTCGGGCTCGCCCGCGAGATGGGCCTGGAGACCGTCGGCTTCCTGATGATGGCCCACTCCACCACCCCCGAGAACCTGGCCCGCCAGGCCCGGATCATGGCCGACGCCGGCTGCCAGTGCGTGTACGTGGTCGACTCCGCGGGCGCCATGGTCATGGACGAGGTCACCGACCGGGTCGCGGCGCTCGTCGCCGAGCTGGGCCCCGACGCCCAGGTCGGCTTCCACGGCCACGAGAACCTCGGCCTGGGCGTGGGCAATTCGGTCGCCGCCGTCCGTGCGGGCGCGCTCCAGATCGACGGTTCCACCCGGCGCCTCGGGGCGGGCGCCGGGAACACGCCCGTCGAGGCCTTCGCCGCCGTCTGCCGGAAGATGGGCATCCGGACCGGCATCGACGTCCTGAAGATCATCGACGCGGCCGAGGACGTGGTCCGCCCCGTCATGGACGACGAGTGCACCCTCGACCGCATGGCCCTGCTCATGGGCCACGCCGGCGTCTACTCCAGCTTCCTCAAGCACGCCTACCGCCAGGCCGAGCGCTACGGGGTCTCCGGCGCGCAGATCCTCCTGCGCGCGGGCGAACGCCGCCTCGTCGGCGGCCAGGAGGACCAGCTCATCGACATCGCGATCGAGCTCGCCGCCGAAGCCCGCTAG
- a CDS encoding acetaldehyde dehydrogenase (acetylating), with translation MITISTHTHTHTNAKASAKATAAIVGSGNIGTDLLYKLLRSPHIEPRWMIGVDPASEGLARARRSGLEASHEGVDWLLAQDELPDLVFEATSAHVHRANAPRYAELGIKAVDLTPAAVGPAVVPPANLTAHLDRANVNMITCGGQATIPMVYAVSRVVPVAYAEIVASVASVSAGPGTRANIDEFTRTTSRGIEEIGGAARGKAIIILNPADPPVIMRDTVFCAIPADADREAIAASVKQVAEDVASYVPGYRLRTEPQFDDPSPLNGGMARVAIFLEVEGAGDYLPPYAGNLDIMTAAATKVGEEFAKGLRK, from the coding sequence GTGATCACGATCAGCACGCACACGCACACGCACACGAACGCGAAGGCGTCTGCGAAAGCGACCGCCGCCATCGTCGGCTCCGGGAACATCGGAACCGACCTGCTCTACAAGCTCCTGCGCTCCCCGCACATAGAACCCCGCTGGATGATCGGCGTGGACCCCGCCAGCGAGGGCCTGGCCCGCGCCCGCCGCTCCGGACTCGAAGCCTCCCACGAGGGAGTGGACTGGCTGCTGGCCCAGGACGAGCTGCCGGACCTGGTCTTCGAGGCCACCTCCGCCCACGTGCACCGCGCCAACGCTCCGCGCTACGCCGAACTCGGCATCAAGGCCGTCGACCTGACCCCCGCCGCCGTCGGCCCCGCCGTCGTCCCGCCCGCGAATCTGACCGCCCACCTCGACCGGGCCAACGTCAACATGATCACTTGCGGCGGCCAGGCCACCATCCCCATGGTGTACGCCGTCTCCCGCGTGGTCCCCGTCGCCTACGCGGAGATCGTCGCCTCGGTCGCCTCCGTCTCGGCCGGCCCCGGCACGCGCGCCAACATCGACGAGTTCACCCGTACCACCTCCCGGGGCATCGAGGAGATCGGCGGCGCCGCCCGCGGCAAGGCCATCATCATCCTCAACCCCGCCGACCCTCCTGTGATCATGCGCGACACCGTCTTCTGCGCGATCCCGGCCGACGCCGACCGCGAGGCCATCGCGGCCTCCGTCAAACAGGTCGCCGAGGACGTGGCCTCGTACGTACCCGGCTACCGGCTGCGCACCGAGCCGCAGTTCGACGACCCCTCCCCGCTGAACGGGGGCATGGCCCGGGTCGCGATCTTCCTGGAGGTGGAGGGCGCCGGCGACTACCTGCCGCCCTACGCCGGAAACCTGGACATCATGACCGCCGCCGCCACCAAGGTCGGCGAGGAGTTCGCGAAGGGGCTGCGGAAGTGA
- a CDS encoding 2-keto-4-pentenoate hydratase: MLSDRHRLHVAQQLRSAEHARTPVAPLGARFPGIDTEDAYEIQLLNIRHRIEAGDRVTGHKVGLSSPVMQAMMGVDEPDYGHLLHSMELYENTPVPAAAYCAPRVEVEVGFVLGDDLPGAGCTVADVLAATERVVPALELIDSRIADWRITIADTIADNASSAGYVIGEGRDPRELDLKAVDATLTSGSDTLASGRSDAVLGDPAASVAWLARTVARFGVHLRKGHLILPGSCTRAVDVVAGRTYTADFTGLGPVSLSFS; this comes from the coding sequence ATGCTCTCGGACCGCCACCGGCTCCACGTCGCGCAGCAGCTGCGATCCGCCGAGCACGCGCGGACGCCCGTCGCACCGCTCGGCGCCCGCTTCCCCGGCATCGACACCGAGGACGCCTACGAGATCCAGCTCCTGAACATCCGTCACCGCATCGAGGCCGGCGACCGCGTCACCGGGCACAAGGTCGGGCTGTCGTCCCCCGTCATGCAGGCCATGATGGGCGTCGACGAACCCGACTACGGGCACCTGCTGCACTCCATGGAGCTGTACGAGAACACCCCGGTCCCCGCCGCCGCGTACTGCGCGCCCCGCGTCGAGGTCGAGGTCGGCTTCGTGCTCGGCGACGACCTCCCCGGCGCGGGCTGCACCGTCGCCGACGTCCTGGCCGCCACCGAGCGGGTCGTCCCGGCCTTGGAGCTCATCGACAGCCGGATCGCCGACTGGCGGATCACCATCGCCGACACCATCGCCGACAACGCCTCCTCCGCCGGATACGTCATCGGCGAGGGCCGCGACCCGCGCGAGCTGGACCTGAAGGCCGTCGACGCCACCCTGACCAGCGGATCCGACACCCTGGCGAGCGGCCGCAGCGACGCCGTGCTCGGGGATCCGGCCGCCTCCGTCGCCTGGCTGGCCCGCACCGTCGCCCGCTTCGGGGTCCACCTCCGCAAGGGCCACCTGATCCTGCCCGGGTCCTGCACCCGCGCCGTGGACGTGGTCGCCGGGCGGACGTACACCGCCGACTTCACCGGGCTCGGCCCGGTGTCCCTCTCCTTCTCCTGA